A stretch of the Paenibacillus dendritiformis genome encodes the following:
- the hutU gene encoding urocanate hydratase, giving the protein MKQTTKRIIRAEHGTVLTAKGWQQEAVLRMLMNNLDPDVAERPDDLVVYGGIGKAARNWECFDKIVECLTNLEADETLLVQSGKPVGVFRTHTHAPRVLISNSVIVPAYANWDTFHELDKQGLMMYGQMTAGSWIYIGTQGILQGTYETFAEAARQHRGGTLRGTLTLTAGLGGMGGAQPLAVTMNEGVMIGVEVDPSRIQRRIDTKYCDIMVRDLDEALKLAEAAMAEGRALSIGLVGNAAEVFPELVRRGIRPDFVTDQTSAHDPLNGYVPAGYSLEAAADLRAADPAQYVKLSKKSMAVHVQAMLDLQKMGAIVFDYGNNIRQAAFDEGVKEAFQFPGFVPAYIRPLFCEGKGPFRWAALSGNPDDIYKTDELVLKLFPENTHLCKWIKMAREKVAFQGLPARICWLGYGERAKMGLAINEMVRNGDISAPIVIGRDHLDCGSVASPNRETEAMKDGSDAVADWAILNALVNTASGASWVSVHHGGGVGMGYSLHAGMVVVADGSAEADEKLSRVLNTDPGMGIIRHADAGYELAIQTAKNLGVRVPMLGI; this is encoded by the coding sequence GTGAAGCAAACGACCAAGCGTATCATCAGAGCGGAACATGGAACGGTACTGACGGCGAAAGGCTGGCAGCAGGAAGCGGTCCTGCGGATGCTTATGAACAATCTGGATCCCGACGTGGCCGAACGGCCGGACGATCTGGTCGTCTATGGCGGCATCGGCAAGGCGGCAAGGAATTGGGAATGCTTCGACAAAATCGTGGAATGTCTGACGAATCTGGAAGCGGATGAAACGCTGCTTGTGCAATCAGGCAAGCCGGTCGGCGTGTTCCGGACGCACACGCATGCGCCGCGGGTTCTCATCTCCAACTCGGTGATCGTGCCGGCCTATGCCAATTGGGATACATTCCACGAGCTGGATAAGCAGGGATTGATGATGTACGGGCAAATGACGGCCGGAAGCTGGATTTATATCGGGACGCAGGGCATTCTGCAAGGAACGTATGAGACGTTCGCCGAGGCGGCCCGCCAGCATAGAGGAGGCACGCTGAGAGGAACGCTGACCTTAACGGCCGGACTCGGCGGCATGGGAGGTGCCCAGCCGCTCGCCGTAACGATGAACGAGGGCGTCATGATTGGAGTGGAGGTCGATCCGTCCCGGATCCAGCGGAGAATCGATACGAAATATTGCGATATCATGGTTCGCGATCTGGATGAGGCGTTGAAGCTGGCGGAGGCTGCGATGGCGGAGGGAAGAGCGCTCTCGATCGGCTTGGTGGGCAATGCGGCGGAGGTGTTCCCGGAATTGGTGCGGCGGGGGATTCGACCCGATTTCGTCACCGATCAGACGTCGGCTCACGATCCGCTTAACGGCTATGTGCCGGCAGGCTATTCACTGGAAGCGGCAGCCGACCTGCGTGCGGCCGATCCGGCGCAATATGTGAAGTTGTCCAAAAAGTCGATGGCGGTTCACGTCCAGGCCATGCTCGATCTCCAGAAGATGGGCGCGATTGTCTTCGATTACGGCAATAATATCCGCCAAGCGGCCTTCGATGAAGGGGTGAAGGAAGCGTTTCAGTTCCCAGGCTTCGTTCCGGCCTATATTCGGCCGCTCTTCTGCGAGGGGAAGGGTCCGTTCCGCTGGGCGGCCTTGTCCGGCAATCCGGATGATATTTATAAGACGGATGAGCTTGTCTTGAAGCTGTTCCCGGAAAATACCCATCTGTGCAAGTGGATCAAGATGGCCAGGGAGAAGGTCGCTTTCCAGGGCTTGCCGGCCCGCATTTGCTGGCTCGGCTATGGAGAACGGGCCAAGATGGGCTTGGCCATCAACGAGATGGTGCGCAATGGAGATATTTCCGCGCCCATCGTCATCGGCCGGGATCATCTGGACTGCGGGTCCGTCGCTTCGCCGAACCGCGAGACGGAAGCGATGAAGGACGGCAGCGATGCGGTCGCCGACTGGGCGATATTGAACGCCCTGGTGAATACGGCTTCCGGCGCGAGCTGGGTATCCGTTCATCACGGCGGCGGCGTCGGCATGGGATATTCCCTGCATGCGGGCATGGTCGTCGTCGCGGACGGTTCAGCCGAAGCGGACGAGAAGCTGTCCCGCGTCTTGAATACAGACCCGGGCATGGGCATTATCCGTCATGCCGACGCCGGTTATGAGCTTGCGATTCAGACGGCGAAGAATCTTGGAGTCCGCGTGCCGATGCTGGGCATATAA
- a CDS encoding NAD(P)H-hydrate dehydratase translates to MHIVTSAEMRALDEYAIHTIGIPAAVLMENAGRAVAEEVAKLSSEPGTNKPWLVLVGKGNNGGDGIVAARHLKEMGVAAELLYALDPAKLTSGAGMQRDIAARLGIAASVYGKDCIRWEEYAGIIDALLGTGTAGAPREPYASLIREANASGLPIVAIDIPSGIDADTGEAHDPCIHAERTVALAFLKRGLTQYPGAEQAGRVVVRLIGIPEELAEKENIRTFWTNEALFLRRFGLTLPLNRKADTHKGTYGHVLVAAGSRQYSGAGLLASAAALRSGAGLVSWALPERLLEPMIGRLPEAMLHGMPDGGRGDWAAVPPEAVLRLAAGKKALAIGPGLGRFPGDGAWLREIWAGAPCPLVADADALNMIAEAGGLDAWPQRDGAAILTPHPGEMARLTGLDAREVQRDRIGLARRYAVQHGVTLVLKGARTVTATPAGDVYVNASGNPGMAAGGAGDALAGLIAGLLAQGCDAGLAAALGVYLHGLAGDRAAASRSFPGSLIAGDIISFL, encoded by the coding sequence ATGCATATCGTAACTTCGGCAGAAATGCGCGCTCTCGATGAGTACGCCATACATACCATCGGCATTCCAGCGGCGGTGCTTATGGAAAATGCGGGCCGGGCCGTTGCGGAGGAGGTTGCCAAGCTGTCATCGGAGCCGGGAACGAACAAGCCATGGCTGGTCCTCGTCGGCAAAGGCAACAACGGCGGCGACGGCATCGTCGCGGCGCGTCATCTCAAGGAAATGGGCGTGGCAGCCGAGCTGCTGTATGCCCTGGATCCGGCGAAGCTGACATCCGGCGCCGGGATGCAGCGCGATATTGCGGCCAGGCTGGGCATCGCTGCTTCCGTCTATGGGAAGGACTGCATCCGGTGGGAGGAGTATGCGGGGATTATCGATGCGCTCCTCGGCACGGGAACGGCCGGGGCTCCACGGGAGCCGTACGCCTCGTTAATCCGGGAAGCGAACGCGAGCGGCCTTCCGATCGTCGCCATCGATATTCCGAGCGGAATCGATGCGGATACGGGAGAGGCGCATGATCCATGCATTCATGCGGAACGGACCGTAGCCCTCGCCTTTCTCAAGCGCGGGCTGACGCAATATCCGGGGGCGGAACAGGCAGGACGCGTCGTCGTCCGCTTGATCGGCATCCCGGAAGAATTGGCGGAGAAGGAAAATATTCGGACCTTTTGGACCAATGAAGCGTTATTCCTGCGGCGCTTCGGGCTGACGCTCCCGCTGAATCGCAAGGCGGATACGCATAAGGGCACGTATGGCCATGTGCTGGTGGCGGCCGGATCCCGGCAATATAGCGGCGCCGGACTGCTGGCCTCCGCCGCGGCGCTCCGTTCCGGAGCCGGACTGGTGAGCTGGGCGCTGCCGGAACGGCTGCTGGAGCCGATGATCGGGCGGCTTCCGGAAGCGATGCTGCACGGCATGCCCGACGGCGGGCGCGGCGATTGGGCGGCCGTGCCGCCCGAGGCGGTGCTGCGGCTCGCCGCCGGCAAGAAGGCGCTGGCGATCGGCCCGGGCCTGGGCCGCTTCCCCGGCGACGGCGCCTGGCTGCGCGAGATCTGGGCGGGCGCGCCATGCCCGCTCGTCGCCGATGCGGATGCGCTCAACATGATCGCGGAGGCGGGCGGCCTCGATGCATGGCCGCAGCGGGACGGGGCCGCGATCCTGACGCCGCATCCGGGCGAGATGGCGCGCCTGACGGGCCTCGACGCGCGCGAAGTGCAGCGCGACCGCATCGGCCTGGCGCGCCGTTATGCCGTCCAGCACGGCGTGACGCTCGTGCTGAAGGGCGCCCGCACCGTAACCGCCACCCCCGCCGGGGACGTGTACGTGAACGCGTCCGGCAACCCGGGAATGGCGGCCGGAGGTGCGGGCGATGCGCTGGCAGGCCTGATCGCCGGCCTGCTCGCGCAAGGCTGCGACGCCGGCCTCGCCGCGGCCCTCGGCGTCTATCTTCACGGCCTGGCCGGCGACCGCGCCGCCGCAAGCCGTTCCTTCCCCGGCTCGCTGATCGCCGGGGATATCATCAGCTTCCTGTAG
- the hutI gene encoding imidazolonepropionase: protein MERNGIDLLIHNIGTLITMQGSRGPRTGRDMSEVGAVRGGAVAIRDGIIVAAGPEDEVMAHIAGLPIMRMHDAQGLLVTPGLIDPHTHLVHGGSREHELALKLKGMSYLEILAQGGGILSTVRATRQATEEELYAKAKASLDMMLSFGVTTAEAKSGYGLTLEDELKQLRVADRLNREHPVDLVSTFMGAHVVPEEYKGRSGDFVKVVIEQMLPEVKRQGLAEFCDVFCEQGVFSVEESEQILLAAKELGFGLKIHADEIEPIGGAQLAGKLGCISAEHLIAASDEGLEAMRQAGVVAVCLPATSFNLRLTHHARARAMIERGLAVALSTDYNPGSSPTESIQLVMTLGCLNLGMTPEEVLTAVTINAAHAIGRADTAGSLEAGKQADLVIFKADNLAYLPYHFGINHVHTVFKRGNVVVSTGS from the coding sequence ATGGAACGGAATGGTATCGACCTGTTGATCCATAACATTGGAACGCTCATCACCATGCAAGGAAGCCGGGGACCGCGCACGGGCCGTGACATGTCAGAAGTGGGCGCCGTGCGCGGTGGCGCTGTCGCGATCCGGGATGGCATCATCGTGGCGGCTGGACCGGAAGACGAGGTGATGGCGCATATCGCCGGCCTGCCGATCATGCGCATGCATGACGCTCAGGGGTTGCTGGTAACGCCGGGTCTTATTGACCCGCACACCCACCTCGTTCACGGCGGATCCCGCGAGCATGAGCTGGCGCTGAAGCTGAAAGGCATGTCCTATTTGGAAATATTGGCTCAGGGCGGCGGAATTTTGAGCACGGTTCGAGCCACCCGCCAGGCGACGGAAGAGGAACTGTACGCCAAGGCGAAGGCGAGCCTGGATATGATGCTGTCCTTCGGGGTGACGACGGCGGAAGCGAAGAGCGGCTACGGGCTGACGCTGGAAGACGAATTGAAGCAGCTCCGGGTCGCTGACCGGTTGAACCGGGAGCATCCCGTTGATTTGGTATCCACGTTTATGGGAGCCCATGTGGTGCCGGAAGAATATAAAGGCCGCTCCGGAGACTTTGTGAAGGTGGTTATCGAACAGATGCTGCCGGAGGTAAAGCGGCAAGGGCTGGCCGAATTTTGCGATGTGTTCTGCGAGCAAGGCGTCTTTTCCGTGGAAGAATCGGAACAAATTCTGCTTGCCGCCAAGGAACTGGGCTTCGGCCTCAAAATTCATGCGGATGAAATCGAGCCGATTGGAGGCGCGCAGTTGGCCGGCAAGCTGGGCTGCATCTCCGCCGAGCATCTGATTGCCGCCTCGGATGAAGGCTTGGAAGCGATGCGGCAGGCGGGCGTCGTGGCCGTCTGTCTGCCTGCCACTTCCTTCAACCTGCGGCTGACGCATCATGCCCGGGCCCGCGCCATGATCGAGAGGGGGCTCGCGGTAGCCCTGTCCACGGATTATAATCCGGGAAGCTCTCCTACGGAATCCATCCAGCTTGTCATGACCTTGGGCTGTCTGAACTTGGGCATGACCCCCGAGGAAGTGCTGACGGCCGTGACCATCAATGCGGCTCATGCCATCGGAAGAGCCGATACCGCAGGGAGCCTGGAAGCCGGCAAGCAGGCGGACCTCGTTATTTTCAAGGCCGATAACCTGGCCTACTTGCCGTATCATTTCGGAATCAATCATGTTCATACCGTGTTCAAACGGGGGAACGTCGTCGTGTCTACAGGAAGCTGA
- the hutP gene encoding hut operon transcriptional regulator HutP, whose amino-acid sequence MSNVNEGERFDCGNYTMGKLTSLLVMLHNEEAGADIEQEMKKRGYRYTIGKVGAMELVKVVTAIETSAKSNKVIDPNSYREVHSLYHAIIEALQGIGRGTVQFGDILRTVGLTFCIARGTVDISGYSEEWLSVCVYGTIGAPKKGFEHDVLGFGYNHI is encoded by the coding sequence ATGAGTAACGTGAATGAAGGAGAGCGGTTCGACTGCGGCAATTATACGATGGGCAAGCTGACCTCGCTGTTGGTCATGCTGCATAACGAAGAAGCGGGCGCCGACATTGAGCAGGAAATGAAAAAGAGAGGCTACCGCTATACGATCGGCAAGGTTGGCGCCATGGAACTGGTCAAAGTCGTGACCGCGATAGAAACGAGCGCTAAATCGAATAAGGTAATCGACCCGAACTCGTATCGGGAAGTTCATTCCTTATATCATGCCATCATCGAAGCGCTGCAGGGGATTGGAAGAGGAACGGTTCAATTCGGGGATATTTTGCGAACGGTTGGCTTAACGTTTTGCATTGCGAGAGGGACCGTCGACATTTCGGGGTATTCCGAGGAATGGTTAAGCGTCTGCGTGTACGGCACGATTGGCGCTCCGAAAAAAGGATTTGAGCACGATGTGCTCGGGTTCGGATATAACCATATATAA
- the hutH gene encoding histidine ammonia-lyase codes for MQIAEQKEDHHAVFVGGGTLTIGEVVQVARFHARVELREESIRGMAKSRAYVETLLREKKVVYGLTTGFGKFCDTYISGEDVTALQLNLIRSHACGIGEPFSIEIARAMMLLRVNALALGYSGIRPEVVQLMVNMLNEGVTPVIPEKGSLGASGDLAPLSHLALVLVGEGEAYYQGRRMPGGQAMQLAGLVPVTLEAKEGLALINGTQAMTAAGALACHDAMNLANWADCALALTCEALFAVRDAFDPLTHLIRPHRGQRQTAENVIRLTSGSTFITSQGERRVQDAYSLRCAPQVHGASRDALAYIAGKLEIEMNSATDNPLIFVEEERVISGGNFHGQPIALVMDHLSISAAELANISERRIERLVNPHLNEHLPPFLTNKGGLQSGFMIAQYAAASVVSENKALAHPASVDSIPSSGNQEDHVSMGTIAARKAKQIVENAYAVLAIELLCGAQAADFRGPRGLGLGTKWLYDQCRQLVPAVETDRVLADDFQKVADWMRGTDAAASIADVVKLQ; via the coding sequence ATGCAGATAGCGGAACAAAAGGAAGATCATCACGCCGTGTTCGTGGGCGGCGGGACATTAACGATCGGGGAAGTCGTTCAGGTCGCCCGCTTCCATGCCCGAGTGGAGCTGCGCGAAGAGAGCATTCGCGGCATGGCGAAGAGCAGGGCTTATGTGGAAACGCTGCTCCGGGAGAAAAAAGTGGTGTACGGCTTGACAACCGGCTTCGGGAAGTTTTGCGATACGTATATTTCCGGCGAGGATGTCACTGCGCTGCAATTGAATCTGATTCGAAGCCACGCGTGCGGGATTGGCGAGCCGTTCTCGATTGAAATCGCGCGGGCGATGATGCTGCTTCGTGTCAATGCGCTCGCGCTTGGCTACTCCGGCATCCGTCCGGAAGTAGTTCAATTGATGGTTAACATGCTGAACGAAGGGGTGACGCCGGTCATCCCGGAAAAAGGCTCGCTCGGCGCAAGCGGAGATTTGGCGCCGCTATCCCATTTGGCGCTCGTGCTCGTCGGCGAAGGCGAAGCTTATTATCAGGGCAGGCGGATGCCGGGCGGACAGGCGATGCAGCTTGCCGGGCTTGTTCCCGTCACGCTCGAGGCGAAGGAAGGGCTTGCCCTCATCAACGGGACGCAGGCGATGACGGCGGCAGGCGCGTTGGCTTGCCACGATGCCATGAATCTGGCGAACTGGGCCGACTGCGCGCTTGCATTGACTTGTGAAGCGCTCTTCGCCGTCCGGGACGCCTTCGATCCGTTGACTCACCTCATTCGCCCGCATCGAGGACAGCGGCAAACCGCCGAAAATGTTATTCGATTGACCTCCGGAAGCACCTTCATAACAAGCCAGGGGGAGCGGAGGGTGCAGGATGCCTATTCCTTGCGCTGCGCGCCGCAGGTTCACGGGGCAAGCCGGGATGCGCTGGCCTATATTGCGGGCAAGCTGGAGATTGAAATGAATTCGGCAACGGATAATCCTCTTATTTTCGTGGAGGAGGAGCGGGTGATCTCGGGCGGGAATTTCCATGGGCAGCCGATTGCCCTGGTGATGGACCACTTGTCCATCAGCGCGGCGGAACTGGCCAATATTTCCGAACGTCGTATCGAAAGGCTGGTCAACCCTCACTTGAATGAGCACCTGCCGCCTTTTCTGACGAATAAGGGGGGGCTTCAATCCGGCTTCATGATCGCGCAGTATGCAGCCGCGTCCGTCGTGTCCGAGAATAAGGCGCTTGCTCATCCGGCCAGCGTCGATTCCATACCGTCCTCGGGCAACCAAGAGGACCATGTCAGCATGGGAACCATCGCCGCCCGCAAAGCGAAGCAGATCGTTGAGAACGCTTACGCCGTGCTTGCCATTGAGCTGCTGTGCGGGGCGCAAGCGGCTGATTTCCGCGGCCCGCGGGGGCTTGGGCTCGGGACCAAATGGCTGTATGACCAATGCCGTCAGCTTGTCCCTGCCGTCGAGACGGATCGCGTGCTTGCCGATGATTTTCAGAAGGTGGCGGATTGGATGAGGGGGACGGATGCCGCCGCGAGCATTGCGGACGTAGTCAAGCTTCAATAG